Proteins co-encoded in one Medicago truncatula cultivar Jemalong A17 chromosome 8, MtrunA17r5.0-ANR, whole genome shotgun sequence genomic window:
- the LOC25500612 gene encoding uncharacterized protein — MCVSGCGEVETTQYLMVSCPIFRELWSHVRAWVGICGADPLYVSDHFLQFTYLAGGAKSRHSFMQLLWLLYVWVLWTVRNNSQFNNTEISINQMVDKVKMHSYWWMKAANAVFVLAVHTWLSCPLLCLGIG, encoded by the coding sequence ATGTGTGTCTCTGGATGTGGGGAAGTGGAGACTACTCAATATCTGATGGTTTCTTGCCCCATTTTCAGAGAGTTATGGTCTCATGTTCGTGCTTGGGTTGGTATTTGTGGGGCTGATCCGCTTTATGTTTCAGATCATTTTCTGCAGTTCACTTATTTGGCAGGTGGGGCAAAATCAAGACACTCCTTTATGCAACTTTTGTGGTTATTATATGTGTGGGTGTTGTGGACCGTCCGTAATAATAGTCAGTTTAACAACACCGAAATTTCTATCAATCAGATGGTTGACAAAGTTAAGATGCATTCTTACTGGTGGATGAAGGCGGCTAATGCAGTTTTTGTTTTAGCTGTTCATACTTGGTTATCTTGCCCGCTCCTTTGTTTGGGTATAGGATAG
- the LOC112417303 gene encoding uncharacterized protein: protein MQGYYYFVKVAFKGTDTHLDFSNCLNLILGSLGRGSQLVQHLLNSAIIHNIWLIWTERNQRCFNDKHSSMTTLFNNMLAEVKLSYHLVLVKGNSCMQDFKISRLFSIPLHTKRVVDWCPPPYNTIKINCDGSSIGTQPCGAIGIVFRDYRANFLGAFASNIGHASAIEAEFSACMMAIEKARDMLLTQICLETDSLQVFKAYNKNIGVPWKMRSRWLNCLSFCKSINCSFMHTLREGNIVADTLAKNGQGLALYSTQWWPSPPNFILSLLDRDRLGLSISRMT from the coding sequence ATGCAGGGTTACTACTATTTTGTGAAAGTGGCTTTTAAGGGTACTGATACCCATTTAGACTTTTCTAATTGCTTGAATCTTATTTTGGGATCTCTTGGAAGAGGCAGTCAGCTGGTTCAACATTTGCTTAACTCAGCTATCATTCACAATATCTGGCTCATCTGGACTGAAAGAAACCAAAGATGCTTTAATGATAAACACAGTTCCATGACTACTTTATTCAATAATATGTTAGCTGAAGTGAAACTTAGCTATCATTTAGTTCTGGTCAAGGGGAATTCCTGCATGCAGGATTTCAAAATATCCAGACTGTTCAGCATTCCTTTGCATACTAAAAGAGTTGTGGATTGGTGTCCACCCCCTTATAATACTATTAAAATTAACTGTGATGGATCCTCTATAGGTACCCAGCCTTGTGGTGCGATTGGTATTGTTTTCAGAGATTACAGGGCCAATTTCTTGGGAGCTTTTGCTAGTAATATAGGTCATGCTTCTGCTATTGAAGCAGAATTCTCTGCCTGTATGATGGCCATTGAAAAGGCTAGAGATATGCTCTTAACTCAAATCTGTCTGGAAACTGACTCTTTACAGGTGTTTAAAGCTTATAACAAGAATATTGGAGTGCCTTGGAAGATGAGAAGCAGATGGCTAAACTGTTTGAGCTTTTGCAAAAGTATCAATTGCTCTTTTATGCACACTCTTAGGGAGGGGAATATTGTTGCAGACACTTTAGCTAAGAATGGTCAGGGATTAGCTTTATACTCTACTCAATGGTGGCCTTCCCCACCCAATTTCATTTTGTCTCTTCTGGATAGGGATAGATTAGGATTGTCTATTTCTAGAATGACATAG
- the LOC25500614 gene encoding pyruvate dehydrogenase E1 component subunit alpha-3, chloroplastic — MSFTATKFSHSLLAVPINSSTPRSNDKPLSFSSDLFKHNASSSSFLGSTQKLLRLNARRSPPPVAAVLLQQTSNLLITKEEGLVLYEDMVLGRSFEDKCAEMYYRGKMFGFVHLYNGQEAVSTGFIKYLRKEDCIVSTYRDHVHALSKGVPSREVMSELFGKATGCCRGQGGSMHMFSKEHNVLGGFAFIGEGIPVATGAAFSMKYKREVLNQADSDNVTLAFFGDGTCNNGQFFECLNMAALWKLPIVFVVENNLWAIGMSHLRATSDPEIWKKGPAFGMPGVHVDGMDVLKVREVAKEAIDRARRGEGPSLVECETYRFRGHSLADPDELRNPAEKQHYAGRDPITALKKYLFENKLATEQELKAIDKKIDEVLEEAVDFAEKSPAPARSQLLENVFADPKGFGIGPDGRYRCEDPKFTEGTAHV, encoded by the exons atgtctttCACTGCAACCAAATTCTCACACTCTCTTCTTGCTGTTCCTATCAATTCTTCAACTCCAAGATCCAATGATAAACCACTCTCTTTCTCTTCTGATCTCTTCAAACACAAcgcttcttcttcctcttttcttggATCTACTCAGAAGCTTCTTCGTTTGAATGCTCGCCGTTCACCACCACCTGTTGCTGCTGTTCTTCTTCAACAAACCTCCAATTTG CTTATTACTAAAGAGGAAGGGTTAGTGCTTTATGAGGACATGGTGTTAGGAAGGTCCTTTGAAGACAAATGTGCTGAGATGTATTATAGGGGTAAAATGTTCGGTTTTGTCCACTTATACAATGGTCAAGAAGCTGTGTCAACTGGATTCATCAAGTATTTGAGGAAAGAAGATTGCATAGTCAGCACATACAGAGACCATGTTCACGCGTTGAGTAAAGGGGTCCCTTCTCGAGAAGTGATGAGTGAACTCTTCGGTAAGGCGACAGGATGTTGCCGAGGTCAGGGTGGTTCAATGCATATGTTCTCAAAAGAACACAACGTGCTCGGTGGTTTTGCATTCATTGGTGAGGGAATTCCAGTGGCCACTGGTGCTGCATTTTCCATGAAATACAAAAGAGAGGTGTTGAATCAGGCTGATTCTGATAATGTGACGTTGGCATTTTTCGGAGATGGAACTTGTAATAATGGACAGTTCTTTGAGTGTTTAAACATGGCTGCTTTGTGGAAATTACCAATTGTTTTTGTGGTGGAAAACAATTTGTGGGCCATTGGCATGTCACATCTTAGAGCAACTTCAGATCCTGAGATATGGAAAAAGGGTCCAGCATTCGGAATGCCAGGTGTTCATGTCGATGGGATGGATGTTTTGAAGGTCAGAGAAGTGGCGAAGGAGGCAATTGACAGGGCTAGAAGAGGAGAAGGACCATCTTTAGTGGAATGTGAGACTTACAGATTTAGAGGACATTCATTGGCTGATCCTGATGAGCTTCGTAACCCTG CTGAGAAGCAACACTATGCTGGTAGGGATCCCATCACTGCGTTGAAGAAATACCTTTTTGAGAACAAATTAGCCACTGAACAAGAATTGAAGGCAATAGACAAGAAAATTGACGAGGTCCTAGAGGAAGCTGTTGATTTCGCAGAAAAGAGCCCTGCACCAGCTCGCAGCCAGCTTCTAGAGAATGTCTTCGCCGATCCCAAAGGTTTTGGAATTGGACCAGATGGAAGGTATAGATGTGAGGATCCAAAGTTTACTGAAGGCACTGCTCATGTCTAA